The following proteins come from a genomic window of Accipiter gentilis chromosome 2, bAccGen1.1, whole genome shotgun sequence:
- the PPP1R16A gene encoding protein phosphatase 1 regulatory subunit 16A: MAEHAELLAEMPAVARLSTPERLKHAQKRRAQQLKKWAQTEKEAQGMKVGAERKKRRRKSNSQGKRVTFPASVRLLEAAARQDAEEVRRFLQSGISPDLCNEDGLTALHQCCIDDYGDVVTVLLEAGADVNARDSELWTPLHAAATCGHLRLVQLLIQCGADLLAVNSDGNMPYDLCEDEVTLDCIETAMAEQGITQEKIEEARAATERGMVQEIRQLVETGADLDAPRGHGATLLHIAAANGYVEAAELLLEHRAGIDARDEDGWEPLHAAACWGQVQLVELLVAHGADLNGKSVLDETPLDVCGDEEVRAKLLELKHKHDAVMKSHEKHKSLLQRRTSSAGSRGKVVRRVSVSERTNLYRKEHEREAIVWQRAEHRDSEDEDRQTDAELRRRLAVPAGLTSAEPPELPPQRNGMALCSKKTELGVVVTATDPAREKTHHTLADLKRHRAAAKLQRPRSEEHPRPQEHPVAGNPASPPAPTPVPAPAGGTGDPPLLKLTAPAEEAPAEKQRCCKVM, translated from the exons ATGGCCGAGCATGCGGAGCTGCTGGCGGAGATGCCGGCGGTGGCACGGCTGAGCACGCCAGAGCGGCTGAAGCACGCTCAGAAACGCCGGGCCCAGCAGCTGAAAAAATGGGCGCAGACAGAGAAGGAGGCGCAGGGGATGAAGGTCGGAGccgagaggaagaagaggaggaggaagagcaacaGCCAGGGGAAGAGAGTGACGTTCCCCGCCAGCGTCCGGCTGCTGGAGGCGGCTGCCCGGCAGGACGCTGAGGAAG TCCGGCGGTTCCTGCAGAGCGGCATCAGCCCCGACCTCTGCAACGAGGATGGTCTCACCGCGCTGCACCAG TGCTGCATCGACGACTACGGTGACGTGGTGACGGTGCTGCTGGAAGCCGGCGCCGACGTTAACGCCCGTGACAGCGAGCTCTGGACGCCGCTCCATGCTGCCGCCACCTGTGGCCACCTCCGCCTGGTCCAGCTCCTCATCCAATG CGGCGCCGACCTCCTCGCCGTCAACTCGGACGGGAACATGCCCTACGACCTGTGCGAGGACGAGGTGACCCTCGACTGCATTGAGACCGCCATGGCGGAGCAGG GTATCACCCAGGAGAAGATCGAGGAGGCTCGCGCCGCCACCGAGCGCGGCATGGTGCAGGAGATCCGGCAGCTGGTAGAAACGGGAGCTGACCTGGACGCGCCGCGGGGACACGGCGCCACGTTG CTGCACATCGCGGCGGCCAACGGTTACGTGGAGGCGGccgagctgctgctggagcaccGGGCCGGCATCGACGCCAGGGATGAGGACGGTTGGGAGCCTCTCCACGCCGCCGCTTGTTGGGGACAG GTGCAGCTGGTGGAGCTGCTGGTGGCTCATGGTGCCGACCTCAACGGGAAATCGGTGCTGGATGAGACCCCCTTGG ACGTCTGCGGGGACGAGGAGGTGCGGGCCAAACTCCTAGAGCTGAAACACAAACACGACGCTGTCATGAAATCCCACGAGAAACACAAATCCTTGCTCCAACGTCGCACCTCCAGTGCCGGCAGCCGCGG GAAGGTGGTGCGGCGGGTCAGCGTCTCGGAGCGCACCAACCTTTACCGGAAGGAACATGAGCGCGAAGCCATCGTCTGGCAACGCGCCGAGCACCGCGACAGCGAGGACGAGGACCGGCAGACGGACGCTGAGCTCCGCCGCCGCTTGGCC GTTCCCGCGGGATTAACGTCGGCAGAACCCCCTGAGCTCCCACCGCAACGCAACGGCATGGCCCTCTGTTCCAAAAAAACAGAGCTTGGCGTCGTCGTCACCGCGACGGACCCGGCACGGGAGAAAACCCACCATACCCTTGCCGACCTCAAACGGCACCGAGCGGCCGCCAAACTCCAGCGCCCGCGCTCCGAGGAGCACCCGCGTCCCCAGGAGCACCCCGTGGCGGGGAACCCCGCTTCCCCTCCGGCACCAACACCGGTACCGGCACCTGCCGGCGGCACCGGCGACCCCCCTCTCCTCAAACTGACGGCTCCGGCCGAGGAGGCTCCGGCCGAGAAGCAGCGCTGCTGTAAGGTGATGTGA
- the LOC126050673 gene encoding forkhead box protein H1-like, whose protein sequence is MAAGRGGRQRYRRHPKPPYSYLALIALVIRAAPGQRLKLAQIIQEISSLFPFFGGGYQGWKDSVRHNLSSNPCFAKVLKDPAKPKAKGNYWTVDVSRIPPEALKLQNTAVARGGAAAFARDLAPFVLRGYPYSPPTPKSPPDDRGAPGRR, encoded by the exons atggcggcggggcgggggggtcggCAGCGCTACCGCCGGCACCCCAAGCCCCCCTACTCCTACCTGGCGCTCATCGCCCTCGTCATCCGCGCCGCCCCCGGCCAGCGCCTCAAGCTGGCCCAG ATCATCCAGGAGATCAGCAGCCTCTTCCCCTTCTTCGGGGGGGGGTACCAGGGCTGGAAGGACTCCGTCCGGCACAACCTCTCCTCCAACCCCTGCTTCGCCAAG GTGCTGAAGGACCCGGCCAAGCCCAAGGCCAAGGGCAACTACTGGACGGTGGACGTGAGCCGCATCCCCCCCGAGGCCCTCAAGCTGCAGAACACGGCGgtggcgcgggggggggcggccgccttCGCCCGCGACCTGGCCCCCTTCGTCCTCAGGGGGTACCCCTACAGCCCCCcgaccccaaaatccccccccga TGACCGCGGTGCCCCCGGGAGACGCTGA
- the LOC126050678 gene encoding LOW QUALITY PROTEIN: forkhead box protein H1-like (The sequence of the model RefSeq protein was modified relative to this genomic sequence to represent the inferred CDS: deleted 2 bases in 2 codons), with product MPPLSRLPPGGGRGRPQRYRRHPKPPYSYLALIALVIRAAPGQRLKLAQIIQEISSLFPFFGGGYQGWKDSVRHNLSSNPCFAKVLKDPAKPKAKGNYWTVDVSRIPPEALKLQNTAVARGGAAAFARDLAPFVLRGYPYSPPTPKSPPEPSGASRPASGFSIASLLREFPQRGNGGEPSKKSGTPPEISGDPVPSLRGDRPPFFTSPPPPPPVTPWVPPVAGGRSGGSDPEGGSRAPPPVWGQLPTSYSTAVAPNAVAPPSGPPFLALRWGVLPPGPPPPGPPLGAEAEAGGAQAMPPPNKSIFDIWLSHPGDVVRPTLHG from the exons ATGCCGCCTCTCTCCCGGCTCCcacccggggggggccggggccgcccccagCGCTACCGCCGGCACCCCAAGCCCCCCTACTCCTACCTGGCGCTCATCGCCCTCGTCATCCGCGCCGCCCCCGGCCAGCGCCTCAAGCTGGCCCAG ATCATCCAGGAGATCAGCAGCCTCTTCCCCTTCTTC GGGGGGGGGTACCAGGGCTGGAAGGACTCCGTCCGGCACAACCTCTCCTCCAACCCCTGCTTCGCCAAG GTGCTGAAGGACCCGGCCAAGCCCAAGGCCAAGGGCAACTACTGGACGGTGGACGTGAGCCGCATCCCCCCCGAGGCCCTCAAGCTGCAGAACACGGCGgtggcgcgggggggggcggccgccttCGCCCGCGACCTGGCCCCCTTCGTCCTCAGGGGGTACCCCTACAGCCCCCcgaccccaaaatccccccccgAGCCTTCGGGAGCATCCCGGCCCGCGTCGGGTTTTTCCATCGCTTCCCTGCTCAGGGAATTCCCTCAAAGGGGAAATGGGGGGGAACCGTCGAAAAAATCGGGGACCCCCCCGGAGATTTCGGGGGATCCCGTGCC GTCGCTTCGTGGGGATCGGCCCCCGTTTTTCAcctcgccgccgccccccccaccGGTAACCCCGTGGGTGCCCCCCGTCGCGGGCGGCCGCTCGGGGGGCTCCGACCCTGAGGGGGGgtcccgcgccccccccccggtTTGGGGGCAGCTGCCCACCTCCTACAGCACCGCCGTGGCCCCCAACGCCGTGGCCCCCCCGAGCGGCCCCCCTTTCCTCGCCTTACGTTGGGGGGTGCTGCcacccggccccccgccgccgggacCCCCCCTGGGAGCCGAGGCCGAGGCGGGGGGGGCGCAGGCCATGCCCCCCCCCAACAAAAGCATCTTCGACATCTGGCTCAGCCACCCCGGGGACGTCGTGCGCCCCACGCTCCACGGCtag